One segment of Ureibacillus thermophilus DNA contains the following:
- a CDS encoding AMP-binding protein, which produces MITSPYSKHAKLFPNKAALITKDGVLTYREWDKAVRKTATWFQAMDSHHKTVGIHLPNGIPFLQVFAGAAAAGWKAVPLDLKWKKEELQKRIELAQPDVIITTTNLFSKEIGFNQNVWIWEECKEKIAEMPPKKNFPDLDDSLPFYLGFTSGSTGSPKAFIRSHLSWIESFVCTRREFGIKENDHVLIPGPLFHSHSLFGAMSTLFIGGTVYVLDKFSPEKMFSVIRDHPVSVVYIVPTMAEALLKKNTSVKQPLKLISSGAKLEVHTRNRIRSMFPNLTLFEFYGAGELSFVSFSNNERKPDSVGRPFHNVKVQIRRHNGEIAGVGEIGKIYVRSPMTFIGYITEPGGYAKSIADEQGWVTVNDMGWIDEEGYLYVAGRENNMILYGGINLFPEEIEAVLSKHPKVEKAAVVGLSDPYWGQIAVGIIQGDVSELELKRYCKTHLASYKVPRKWYFTEEMPMTTSGKIARGELLRLLEKRLVNATSINDCKHPMIERDELPR; this is translated from the coding sequence TGGTTTCAGGCAATGGATTCCCATCATAAAACAGTTGGCATCCATTTGCCGAATGGAATTCCGTTTTTGCAGGTTTTTGCAGGGGCAGCTGCTGCCGGATGGAAGGCAGTTCCCCTTGATTTAAAATGGAAGAAAGAAGAACTGCAAAAACGTATTGAACTTGCCCAACCTGATGTCATCATTACTACAACAAATCTTTTTTCAAAAGAAATAGGGTTTAATCAGAATGTATGGATTTGGGAAGAATGCAAAGAAAAAATTGCGGAAATGCCACCAAAGAAAAACTTTCCGGATTTAGACGATTCGCTTCCGTTTTATCTTGGATTTACATCAGGCTCAACCGGTTCGCCAAAGGCTTTTATCCGTTCGCACTTGTCTTGGATAGAAAGTTTTGTGTGCACTCGCCGTGAATTTGGCATCAAGGAAAACGACCACGTGCTGATTCCCGGTCCGCTTTTTCATTCCCATTCGTTATTTGGAGCGATGAGTACTTTGTTTATCGGTGGAACCGTGTATGTATTGGACAAATTTTCCCCTGAAAAAATGTTTTCAGTTATCAGGGATCATCCGGTTTCAGTAGTGTATATTGTTCCGACGATGGCTGAGGCGCTTCTTAAAAAAAACACATCGGTGAAGCAACCGTTGAAATTAATTTCTTCTGGGGCGAAATTAGAGGTACATACGAGAAATAGAATCCGCTCAATGTTTCCAAACCTGACATTGTTTGAGTTTTATGGTGCAGGTGAGCTTAGTTTTGTTTCATTTTCTAATAATGAAAGAAAGCCAGATTCTGTTGGCAGGCCGTTTCATAATGTGAAGGTTCAGATTCGCCGCCATAATGGAGAAATTGCCGGTGTCGGAGAAATCGGGAAAATCTATGTACGCAGCCCTATGACATTTATTGGTTATATCACAGAACCGGGTGGATACGCGAAATCAATTGCAGATGAACAAGGTTGGGTGACGGTCAATGATATGGGATGGATCGACGAGGAAGGTTATCTCTATGTCGCGGGCAGGGAGAATAATATGATTTTGTATGGTGGTATAAATCTTTTCCCTGAGGAAATCGAAGCTGTTTTGAGTAAGCATCCGAAAGTGGAAAAAGCGGCTGTGGTTGGATTAAGCGATCCGTATTGGGGGCAAATTGCGGTAGGTATTATACAGGGAGATGTATCTGAACTGGAATTAAAGCGGTATTGCAAAACGCATTTGGCTTCATATAAAGTGCCGCGCAAATGGTATTTTACAGAAGAAATGCCTATGACTACCAGCGGAAAAATCGCCCGTGGAGAGCTTCTGAGGTTGCTGGAGAAAAGACTGGTGAATGCCACTTCGATTAATGATTGTAAACACCCCATGATAGAAAGGGATGAGCTGCCGCGGTAA
- a CDS encoding MaoC family dehydratase: protein MKKIQFEVTEKDIEGYAELSEDYNPIHLDNEYAKAHGFSGKMAHGMLSLAKVWGILANELEIMQFPAEFHLQFQSPVYVGEQVELNIMEKDNVVTITGKVMKGRASW from the coding sequence TTGAAAAAAATACAGTTTGAAGTGACAGAAAAGGATATCGAAGGTTATGCAGAGTTGTCAGAAGATTATAATCCGATTCATCTTGACAATGAATATGCCAAGGCTCACGGCTTTTCGGGAAAAATGGCCCATGGGATGCTATCTTTGGCGAAAGTATGGGGCATTTTAGCCAATGAATTAGAAATCATGCAATTTCCAGCTGAATTCCATTTGCAATTCCAATCGCCTGTCTATGTTGGGGAACAGGTAGAATTGAACATTATGGAAAAAGACAATGTTGTCACAATCACCGGCAAAGTTATGAAAGGCAGGGCGTCGTGGTGA
- a CDS encoding acetyl-CoA C-acyltransferase, whose product MRDAVIVAAKRTPIARENGALCHLQAHQLAAPLLSFLAKGIEEKINDVILGNVVGPGGNIARLSALEAGLPFSVPGITIDRQCSAGLEAIRMACLFVRAGAGSCYMAGGVESVSTSPFPKRARFSPERIGDPDMGVAAEYVAEKFGITRKMQDEYVLLSWTRSRNAYSNGIYDEEIFPVDGLECDEIWQRKRNMEKIVKRANPVFVKNGTVTAANSCGIHDGASAVLVMEAGLAEKLGYKPLLRYVDSQVSGVHPFYPGFAPVPAIKELLERNTLTIDDIDLIEINEAFASKIVACTQELSIPLEKINVHGGALVIGHPYGASGAVLVTRLFYEVQRHPRTRYVLAAIGSGGGVGVAMLFEAIGEQE is encoded by the coding sequence ATGAGAGATGCGGTAATTGTTGCAGCGAAAAGAACTCCGATTGCCCGTGAAAACGGGGCTTTATGTCATCTGCAGGCACATCAATTAGCGGCGCCGCTTCTTTCTTTTTTAGCCAAGGGAATCGAGGAGAAGATTAATGACGTCATACTTGGCAATGTTGTTGGTCCTGGAGGCAATATCGCACGTTTATCAGCTTTAGAGGCAGGTCTTCCCTTCTCTGTGCCCGGAATCACTATTGACCGTCAGTGTTCTGCAGGACTTGAGGCTATTCGCATGGCTTGTCTTTTTGTTCGTGCAGGTGCCGGATCGTGCTATATGGCAGGAGGAGTTGAAAGCGTCAGCACCTCTCCCTTCCCGAAGCGTGCCCGGTTTTCACCAGAGAGAATCGGGGATCCGGATATGGGAGTGGCTGCGGAATATGTAGCTGAGAAGTTTGGCATTACAAGAAAAATGCAGGATGAGTATGTTTTGTTAAGCTGGACGCGAAGCCGGAATGCTTACAGCAATGGAATCTATGATGAGGAAATCTTTCCTGTAGACGGCTTGGAATGTGATGAAATATGGCAGCGTAAACGGAATATGGAGAAGATAGTGAAACGGGCGAATCCCGTTTTTGTGAAAAATGGAACGGTAACAGCGGCAAATAGCTGCGGAATTCATGATGGTGCAAGTGCAGTTCTTGTCATGGAAGCTGGTCTGGCGGAAAAACTTGGATATAAACCGCTGCTTCGTTATGTCGACAGCCAAGTGTCGGGTGTGCATCCTTTTTACCCTGGATTTGCTCCGGTGCCTGCGATCAAAGAATTGCTTGAACGAAATACTTTGACGATTGATGATATTGATCTTATTGAAATAAATGAAGCGTTTGCGTCCAAAATTGTTGCTTGTACTCAGGAGCTGTCGATTCCATTGGAAAAAATAAATGTTCATGGTGGTGCACTTGTGATTGGCCACCCATACGGTGCATCGGGTGCGGTTTTAGTAACAAGATTATTTTATGAAGTTCAACGGCATCCAAGGACTAGATATGTCCTTGCTGCTATCGGCAGTGGCGGAGGCGTAGGGGTGGCAATGTTGTTTGAAGCAATTGGAGAACAGGAATGA
- the pheA gene encoding prephenate dehydratase, with protein MTQNEWKYRIAYLGPEASFTYLATKEIFPNEWIIAYRTIPECIDAVTNDMVDYAVVPLENALEGTVPLTIDYLFHEANLFIIGEIKLKIQQHLMVNKAQKDHWEKIEGIYSHPHALAQCHKYLFYRFSHVPLHQTTSTAEAAKMVAENPDKCIAAIGNASSAEKYGLEIVEKNIHDFHFNHTRFVILSKHNTRLPIENSDGQPKTMLMLTLPHDDSGALHQVLSVFAWRKLNLSKIESRPLKTGLGNYFFIIDVLADENEPMMEWAFEELRALGCTVKSLGTYYTYNATE; from the coding sequence GTGACGCAAAATGAATGGAAGTACCGGATTGCCTATTTAGGACCGGAAGCTTCTTTTACGTATTTAGCAACAAAAGAAATATTTCCAAATGAATGGATTATTGCCTATAGAACCATTCCTGAATGCATTGATGCTGTAACAAATGATATGGTGGATTATGCCGTCGTGCCTCTTGAAAACGCTTTGGAAGGCACAGTGCCGCTTACCATCGACTATTTATTCCATGAAGCCAATCTATTCATCATTGGAGAAATTAAATTAAAAATTCAGCAACATTTAATGGTGAATAAAGCCCAAAAAGACCATTGGGAAAAAATCGAGGGGATTTATTCCCATCCCCATGCTTTAGCTCAATGCCATAAATATTTATTTTATCGTTTCAGCCATGTCCCATTGCATCAAACAACTTCTACAGCAGAAGCGGCAAAAATGGTGGCGGAAAATCCAGACAAATGCATCGCAGCCATTGGCAATGCCTCTTCAGCAGAAAAATACGGGCTGGAAATCGTTGAAAAAAATATTCATGACTTTCATTTTAACCATACCCGCTTTGTGATTTTATCGAAGCACAATACCCGCTTGCCGATTGAAAATTCAGACGGCCAGCCGAAAACGATGCTGATGCTGACATTGCCTCATGATGATTCCGGAGCATTGCATCAAGTGCTTTCTGTTTTTGCCTGGAGAAAGTTAAATTTGAGTAAAATTGAATCCCGCCCGCTGAAAACGGGATTGGGGAATTATTTCTTTATCATTGATGTGCTAGCAGATGAAAATGAACCGATGATGGAATGGGCCTTTGAGGAATTGCGTGCCCTTGGATGCACAGTCAAATCACTCGGTACATATTATACATACAATGCAACGGAGTGA
- a CDS encoding ACT domain-containing protein, whose translation MKNVAEQRYYLVREDVLTDAMQKTLEAKRLLESGKVNSIWDAVKQVDLSRSAFYKYRDAVFPFHSIVKERILTIIIQLQDQKGTLAKVLEVITEAHCNILTIHQTIPIQGRANVTLSLDVTSMVIDLHELIKKLNELEFVESAEVISSGAL comes from the coding sequence ATGAAGAATGTTGCTGAACAACGCTATTATTTAGTAAGGGAAGATGTGTTGACCGATGCGATGCAAAAAACGTTGGAGGCAAAAAGGCTGTTGGAATCAGGGAAAGTGAATTCGATCTGGGATGCAGTCAAACAAGTGGACTTATCGAGAAGCGCCTTTTATAAATATCGGGATGCCGTCTTTCCCTTTCACTCCATCGTAAAAGAAAGAATTTTAACGATCATTATTCAACTGCAAGATCAAAAGGGAACGTTGGCAAAAGTGTTGGAAGTGATTACAGAAGCGCACTGCAACATTTTAACCATCCATCAAACCATACCCATTCAAGGCCGAGCCAACGTCACCCTTTCTTTGGATGTAACAAGCATGGTTATTGATTTGCATGAGCTGATTAAAAAGCTGAACGAATTGGAATTTGTTGAATCTGCGGAAGTGATCAGTTCTGGAGCATTATAG
- a CDS encoding MaoC family dehydratase N-terminal domain-containing protein, which yields MKSESYTVCFTKEEVLRYTELAGVKNPIFRNMEAALEKGYKGIPVPPAMAMIAYRHIKLPWKLSEPVILRKQECRLYRIMYADEIYTGTVKISKYSFRHNKLFILQELEIFDQQNHLCFNGISHLIAGGVIEKNTV from the coding sequence TTGAAATCGGAGAGTTATACAGTTTGTTTTACAAAAGAAGAAGTTCTTCGTTATACCGAATTAGCCGGAGTGAAAAATCCGATCTTTCGCAATATGGAAGCGGCATTGGAGAAGGGGTATAAAGGGATACCTGTTCCACCGGCGATGGCAATGATTGCCTACCGACACATTAAATTACCTTGGAAGCTTTCCGAACCGGTCATTCTCAGGAAACAGGAATGCCGGCTGTACAGAATCATGTATGCGGATGAAATTTATACCGGTACCGTTAAAATATCAAAGTATTCATTCCGTCATAATAAACTATTTATTCTTCAGGAATTGGAAATATTTGATCAGCAGAATCATCTCTGTTTTAACGGAATCTCTCATTTGATAGCAGGTGGTGTAATTGAAAAAAATACAGTTTGA
- a CDS encoding thiol-disulfide oxidoreductase DCC family protein, whose translation MNLKAIVLFDGECGFCHRGVQFIIKRDSRKLFQFASLESEAGKGLCRDYRVPADMDSLILIENGRYYAKSSAVLRICRKLDGFWKVFYLFIMLPSFLRDLIYDGVAKYRYLLGGKAVCQLPSPEEAERFLF comes from the coding sequence ATGAATCTGAAAGCAATCGTATTATTTGATGGGGAATGCGGATTTTGCCATCGAGGCGTACAATTCATTATAAAAAGAGATTCCCGAAAGCTTTTTCAGTTTGCTTCGTTGGAAAGTGAAGCAGGCAAAGGGTTATGCAGAGATTACCGAGTTCCGGCTGATATGGACAGTTTAATTCTTATAGAAAATGGACGATATTATGCAAAATCTTCTGCCGTTTTGCGAATTTGCCGGAAGCTTGACGGCTTTTGGAAAGTTTTTTATTTGTTCATAATGCTTCCCTCTTTTCTTCGAGATTTGATTTATGATGGTGTGGCCAAATATCGTTATCTTCTTGGCGGGAAAGCTGTCTGCCAATTGCCGAGCCCAGAAGAGGCAGAACGATTTCTTTTCTAA